The Candidatus Bathyarchaeia archaeon DNA window GGGGAAGAACGTTGTTGTTCTAGACTAGTTCTCTGAAGTCCTCTTTTATTGTTGTCAGCACTACGTGGGTGTTTGTTCTTTCCACGTAGGGCATCGCCAGCAGTCTCTTTGCAAACCTGCTTAGTTCTTCTCTGCTTTTGAATTTGGCGATTATTATGGCGTCTATTAAACCAGTCACGTCGTAGACACAGCAGACGTTAGGTATTTTTGCAACTTCGTTTTCCACCTCCAATAAACGCCCTTTAGAAACCGTTAATTCAACCACAACTGTTAGCTCGTAGCCAAGTTTTTCATGGTCAACTATGGTGGTGTACCCCCTTATTACACCGCTTTCTTCCAGCCTCTTAATCCTTGAAAGCACAGTGCTCGTTGAAACACCACACTGTTTAGCAAGCTGCCTTGAGGATAATCGAGCATCCGATGTTAAAGCCTTCAATATTCTGAGGTCAACATCGTTCAGAGCAACATTCTTTTTGGCACCTAACGCCTTCGCTTCTTCCTCAAAAATGTCTCCTTGAATATTTGCACGGCTCATTTCCCACAAACCCCTCAGATGCTTTACATTTGTGCGAATAATCCTCATACTATTTAACGTTTGTTGATATTTTTGTGGAAAAACTTTTTATATTTACAGTTTAAACCATTTCTGCCGTAAAAATTGAAGTGGAGTGAATATGCCAAGTTGGTGGTACAATCAGAACAAAAATGTTGAGTTATGCTTTAAGCTCATGAGAAACGCTGAGCATGTTTTACTTCATTTTACGGATCTGCTTGGATACTTTAGAGGTAGGACAGTGCCTATAGAGGAAGTTGAGGACGCTATATCTGAGGGCGTAGGCTTTGACGGGTCATCCTTGGTTGGCGGCGTCGGCATAGAGGAAAGCGACATGATTATGAAGCCTGACATAAGCACATTCACCGTTTGCCCCTACTACTTTTACGATAAAAGTGTTGTCAGCTTCATCTGCAACATATACACACCAGAAGGAGAACCCTTCGAAAGGGATCCCCGCTACATATGCCAAAAAAGCCTCGAAAAAATGCGCGCTGAAGGATACGAACCGACAGCCGCCGCAGAACTCGAATTTTATTTGGTGCGGAAGACTCCAGATGAAGGCTTTCAGCCTGTTGAAAACCATTTAACAGACAAGCATAGGTACTTTGACATAGCTCCGGGCCGCGACCTAACTGAAAGCTTTAGACTGGATTTGACTAACGCCCTTTTCACCATGGGCATAGAGGTCGAAAGGGAACACCACGAGGTCGGACCTGCCCAAAACGAGATAACCTTCAAATATTCAGATCCCGTGACCACTTCGGATAACATTGTGCGATATAAGTTTGCAGCCAAAGCCGTTGCAGATAGGAAATATGGTTGGATAGCCACTTTCATGCCTAAACCATGGTTTGGAAAGCCTGGAAGCGGCATGCACATTCACCTTGGGCTCTTCGACGTAAAAACTGGAAGAAACCTATTCTATGACAGGAATGGGTACGCTTACCTATCGCAGAAATGCCGCTACTTTATAGGTGGAATCCTTGAGCATGCAAGGGCCCTATGCGCCATCGTAGCTCCAACAGTTAACAGCTACAAGAGACTTGTGCCGGGCTATGAGGCGCCAGTTTACGTTACATGGGGCAGGAAAAACCGTTCAGCCTTAATAAGAGTGCCCGAATACTTCCCGGGAAAGGAGAATGAAGCGAGAATAGAGTTTCGATGTCCAGATCCTCTATGCAATCCTTATCTGGCTTATGTTGCAGTTTTTGAGGCTGGCCTTGACGGCATTAGAAAGAAGATTGAGCCAGGTGCCCCAGTGGACGCGAACGTTTACCATTTAAGTGAGGCTAAGCGTAGAGAGCTTGGAATCAAAATGTTGCCGGGTTCGCTTAAAGAGGCATTGGAAGAATGGGAAAGCGACGACATCTGCATAAGAGCCTTAGGCAGAGAGACGGCCGAAAAATACTTGGAGTTGAAAATGCAGGAGTGGAGGGAATACGAGCCCTACATGCCAGAAAACAGAAACGAAGTTACATTGTGGGAGCAGCAAAAATACATTTACGCCTAACATGTTCTGGTAAATTGCGTCGGCGCGTCTTTGAGAGGCTAAGCATGTGAAAAATATGAAATACGATGCGATATTGGTGTTGGATTTCGGTGGGCAATATTGCCATCTTATAGGGAGACGCATTAGGGAAAACAATGTATATTCAGAAATAGTGCCCTACGACATAAATCCGGAGGAAATTAAAGTTTTAGGCGAAAAACTCAACGTTAAAGGGATCATCCTATCCGGCGGACCTGCCAGCGTTTTTGACGATAATGCGCCTAAGCCAGATATGCGCATTTTTGATCTAGGCTTGCCTGTTTTAGGCTTATGTTATGGACACCAGCTCATAGCCAAAATTTTCGGCGGCGATGTTAAACGGGCTGAGCGCAGAGAATATGGTCCAGCCTATGCAATTATTAAAAAGCCAGTAGGAGTTCTTGAAGGCTTAAATAGGAAAGAAAAGGTTTGGATGAGTCACAGTGACACCGTGTTTTCGGTTACGTCGGATTTTGAAGTTCTAGCATTTACGAAAAATTGTCCCGTGGCTGCTTTCAAGCATAAAACTAAGCCAATTTATGGTTTGCAATGGCATCCTGAGGTTACGCACACCATTAAAGGCATGCAAATGATTCATAACTTCATTTTTAAGGTGTGTGGTTGTTCCGCAAATTGGAAGATGGAGGACGTTATAGAGCGAATGGTTGATGAAGTGAAAAGCGAGGTTGGTGATGGAAAAGCGATAATAGCGTTAAGCGGTGGAATAGATTCCAGCGTGGCTACCTTAATTGCGGCCAAGGCGTTAGGCGACAGGCTGACAGCCGTTTTCGTTGACCATGGCTTCATGCGGGAGAAGGAACCAGAATTTGTGAAAAACACGTTTGAAAAGTTTGGGATAAATCTTGTAGTGGCTAATGCTCAAGACAGATTTTTGGAAAAGCTTAAGGGCATAAAAGACCCAGAGGCAAAAAGAAAGGTAATAGGTGAAGAGTTTATCCGTGTTTTCGAGGAAATAGCTGAAAGAGTAGGCGCGGAATACTTGATTCAAGGGACCATCTACCCTGACAGAATAGAATCTGGTTTCAGAAGGTTTTCAGACAAGATTAAAACGCATCATAACGTTGCAGGTCTCCCGATTAAAGTGAAATTTAAGAAGATAGTGGAGCCTCTAAGAGACCTCTATAAAGACGAAGTTAGAAAGGTTGCACAACTTCTCGGGTTGCCGGAGGAAATAGTTCACAGACAACCGTTCCCAGGTCCGGGGCTTGCCGTGAGGGTTATCGGTGAGGTAACACGGGAAAAAATTGACATTGCAAGAAAGGCGGATGAGATTGTAAGAAAGGAAATTGAGAAGAGCGGGTTAAAGGATAGGTTTTGGCAGTATTTTGCAGTTCTAACGGATACAAAAGCCACTGGTGTTAAGGGTGACGCAAGGGCATACGGCTATGTTGTCGCCATCAGAGTTGTGGAAAGCCGGGAAGCCATGACCGCGAGTTTCGCTAAAATACCGTTCAAGATTTTAGAAAAAATTTCCACAAGGATAACCAGCGAGATCCCCCATGTTGCAAGAGTAGTCTATGACATAACTCATAAGCCTCCGGCAACGATAGAGTGGGAGTAGCCGCCTAGATCTTTGACTTAGCCATTAAATCTTCTATCCTCGCGTTCTTCAACAAATTGACGTGTTTAACCAGCTCGTTGACAACAGCCTCAAAGATTTTTCTTCCTTTTTCCGCAGAGGCTGTTGTTGATTTGCCGAAAACCCCTGAACTAGTGTAGTCGGCCGTGTCTAGAGGTAGGGTTATGCCTGCACCTTCAGCGAAGTATCTGCGTACCTCCTCGTCAACGGCTTTATCCATGCACACAAGACGTGGATGAAGGGCTAGGTTCATGGATGTTTCCTCAGCCCCAGCGTGTCCCCTTTCCTCGGGCTTGAAAATGTCTGGGAGGAGTTTGCCGGCTGCAGGCCACCATTGGAAGATGGATACGAAAATGCCGTTTTCTCTTAACTCTCTAGCAAGCTCCGCTAAAGCTGCGAGGTTTCCACCATGCCCGTTAACTATGACTATCTTTCTTACGCCGAAATAGCTTAAGGATAGACAAACCTCCTTCACGTAGCTTTTGAATGTTTTTGGAGAAATGTGAATTGTGCCCCAGAACTGTCTGTGATGGTGGCTCACACCGAAGGGTATAACTTGTAGACATACGACGCCAGTGCGTTTGGCTGTTTCCTCTGCAATGGCTTTAGCAATTAAATGATCTGTTCCAAGGGGATTTTGCGGGCCATGCTGCTCGTTCGAACCCACGGGGATTATGGCAATATCATTTTTGCTGAAATACTCTTTTGCCTCAACCCAGCTCATCTCGTGAAGCATAACCTTCATTTTCCCCCTTCACGAAACCGTTTTATTGGAAGGACCCGAATTAATAGGCTTGCGGCTCGTCAAGACGGCAATGAGCATCACACTCGAACATGAAAGGTGTCGCGTTAAATGCTAAGCTCCAGAAGATTGTTTGGAACAAATGGGATTCGAGGAACAGCAAACAGAGAGTTAACTCCAGACCTTGTGGCGAAAATTGGAGCGGCCATAGGCACTTTCTTTAAATGCGGAAGACTAATAGTGGGGCATGATGCCAGAACAAGCAGCCCGATGCTTACAAAAGCGGTGATTTCTGGTCTAAACGCCGCAGGCTGCGATGTCATGTTTACTGGTATGGCCCCAACCCCCGCATTACAGTACGCCGTAAAAAATCATGGGGTGAACGGAGCGGTTATAGTGACGGCCTCCCATAACCCGCCAGAATATAATGGAATAAAAGTCGTGTGGAATGATGGAATAGAAATTTCACGAGAGCAAGAAGTGGAGATTGAAAGCATATTTTTCGAGGGTAGGATACGGTATGCTGAATGGGATAGGATAGGGGAAACAAAGACCATTCATGGAATCATTGGTGAATACGTGGAGGCTATCAAGAGGCATGTAGACATTGCAAGAATAGCGGGAAAACGCTACCATGTGGTTATTGACGCGGCAAACAGCGTGGCAGCCCTTGCAGCTCCGAAGCTTTTGAGGGATTTGGGCTGCAAAGTTACAACAATAAACGCGAATATCGATGGAACATTTCCGACAAGACCGCCGGAACCCCGTCCAGAGAATCTTTCAGAATTGGCTTTGACTGTTAAGGCTTTAAATGCGGATGTGGGTGTCGCCTTTGACGGGGACGCTGACCGCGCTATTTTTGTCGATGAAACTGGGGAAATCCACTGGGGTGATAAGACCTTCGCCCTCGTTGAGAAACATTTCTTGATGAAGAATCCGGGTGAAAAAATTGTTTCGCCAATAAGTTCCTCCACGCTGGTTAAGGATATTGCCGAGGCTTATGGCGGAGAGGTTGTTTGGACAAAAGTTGGAAGCGTAACAGTGTCCCATACCATGAAAAGGCTTAACGCGAAACTGGGAGGGGAAGAGAACGGTGGAATCTTTTACGGGCCCCATCAGGCAGTTAGGGATGGAGCCATGGCAACAGCCTTGATACTGGACATAATGGCGAACACAAATAAGCCGCTCTCTAAGCTCCTAGGCGAACTCCCAAAATATTACATTGAGAAGGGCAAAGTGGACTGCCCAAACGAAATTAAGGAAAAGGTTTTGGAGAAACTTATCGAGCAAACAAAGGGACAAAACATAAGCACAATTGACGGGATCAAAATATGGTTTGAGGACAAAAGCTCAATTCTAATGAGGCCGAGTGGAACCGAACCCCTTTACAGGCTTTATGCAGAGGCAAAAACGAAGGAGAAAGCTGAAGAGCTTATTCACGAGTTTAGTCTAAAGCTTAAAAGGATAATTGATAATGTAAAGGGCTAAAAGGCAGTCGGGAGATCAGATGTCGCCAACGATGGATCCGCCAAGGGCTTTGGAGGAAAAAGGTGCGCATGGAAGCGAGAAAACCACGGTTAGTGTTATTGGATGCGAACGTATCGGCATACTTCACGCATGCCTCTTAGCGGAGGCGGGATTCAGAGTTTTATGTGTTGACTATGACAGAGCTTTAATTGAGCAAATCTCTAAGGGCAGAGCCCCATTCTTAAATCAGGAGATAGAGCCCATTCTTCAGAAAGGCTTGGAAAATAAAAAAATACAAGTTTCATGCAGTCTCGAGGAGGCTGCCGGAAATGAGATTATACTGGTTTCAACAGCTGTTAAAGTGAATGAAAGAGGAGCCGTAGACTACTCGGATATTGAAAGAATATTCAAGAAAGTCGGCTCGCACCTCCGAAAAAACGCGTTAGTTATAAACGTTAGCACTGTTGGGATAGGCGTTAACGAGGGGATCATCAGGGAAACCATTGAGAACGCATCCGGGTTCAAAGTTGGCGAAGACGTTTATTTTGCATATTGCCCTGTCCCCCTACCTGAAAAGCAGACATTGAGAAGCTTGGCAAACTGCAGGCGTATTGTAGCAGCGCAAGATAAAGCAAGTTTAGAGAAAGCGTCAAACATTATGGCCGCTATAACGAGAGCGGGGTTTGCGAAGTCGTTAGACCTTAAGGCGGCAGAGGCTGCAGTGCTTTTTGAGACTTTATGTAGAAACGTTGATTCAGCGTTAGCTAACGAGTTCGCTGCCTTTTGTGAGAAGATTGGAGTTGACTATTTGAGTGCCCAGAGTTTAGTGTTTACGAGTGTAGGCAGATTTTCTCAGCTTGCCTGGGACAGCTTTGGCGGTGAAAAAGCTCTTCCATTACTGTTTGAGGCTGCAGAAACCCAAAATGTTAAACTTAAAATTTCACAGACAGCCCTAGAGCTAAGCAAGGAGATGGCGAGGCGCATAGTTAGCCTTGTTCAAGATGCATTGAAAAGCTGCGGAAAATCCATCCGCAGGGCGAAAATCGCTGTGCTCGGCGCTTCCCAAACCCCAAATGTAGCAGATGTTCCCAAGAGTTCATTGAAAGATTTCGTAAAAATGCTTGAAAGGAAGGGGGCCAAGCCAAGCATTTACGACCCATACCTATCGCAAAAGGTCATAGACCTTGAACCACAATTGATTAAAGAAAACCTTATGGAAGCCCTAGAGGGAGTGGACTGTATAGTGATCTTCACGGGACATGAACAATTTAAACGGTTAAATTTAAGAAAAATCAAGCTTTTAGCAAACATGCCAACTGCACTCGTTGACCTTGAGAGGCTTCTGGAGCCCGCGAAAGTTGAAGCTGAGGGCTTCGTGTATCGTGGTTTAGGAAGAGGTGTTTGGAAAAAATGAGTGGAAAAATTGGAGTGGCAGTGATCGGGGCCGGTTTTTGGGGTAAAAACCATGCCAGAGTGTTTAGCGAACTCGAAGAAACAGAGCTTTTGGCGATCTGCGACATCAACGCTGAAAGGGCAAAAAACATTGCTAAGCAGTTCGACGTCGAGGCTTACGTGGAAGTGGGGAAAATGCTTAAAAGAAAGGACATTGAGGCGGTGAGTGTTTGCACATGGTCCACAAGTCTTGCAAAAGAGGCAATGAAGGCGTTAAAAGCTGGAAAACACGTCCTAGTTGAAAAGCCCATGGCAGCAAACTCAAAACAAGCAGAGGCCCTTATAAAAACGGCAGAAAAAGAGGGCTTACACCTCACAGTGGGATTTTTGATGCGCTTTATCCCGGGTTTACAGTACATTAAGAAAGCTATTGAGGATAAGAGAATAGGCGAACTTGTATGCGCAACAGCAAAAAGGGTTTCCCAATGGCCTGAAAGGATAGGCGACGTAGGTGTTGTAAAAGACTTGGCAATCCACGACATCGACGTAGCCCGTTATCTCTTCGGCGGCGAACCAATCGCTGTTTACGCAAAAACTGGAAACATGAAACATAGACTTTATGAGGATTACGCCCACATAATGCTAACTTTCGAAGGCGGAAAAAACGCTTTCATCGAATCCAATTGGCTGACACCATACAAAACACGGACATTAATAGTTACGGGAAGCGAAGCGATAATGAAGCTGGATTATATCACGCAGGAGCTAACGATAGAGGATGCAAAGGAAACAGTTCAGCCGAGACTTCCATGGCAAGAACCATTAAAACTTGAGCTTCAACACTTTGCAAATTGCATTTTAGGAAAGGAGAAACCCCTAATAACCGGGGAGGATGGGTTAAGAGCCCTAAGAATAGCTGAAGCTGCATTAAAATCCTCAAAAACCGGGAGACTCGTGAAATTAAAATAAGCCTCTCACTTTTTCAGGCTGAAGGGCTTCCCCTCGAAAAGAATTTTCTCCGGGATTTTCTCCCTCCACTTTTTCAGAAATGGCAAATCCTCGCTTTCCTTCCTAAGTTCGTCTGGAAGCATTTCCGGAATCTCATCCCTTATGGGATACCACCTCAAACATTTCGGGCAGACAATCAAACCCTCAACGATCTCCTCCCTTTCCTCAAAAACATACAACTCCAAAGGATAATGTTTGTCTATTGGACATGCGAGTATTTCCATAAGCTTCCTTTTCATTCTGTTCCCATCTTCATGTAGGCTTATAAGCCTTTAAATTTTGCTAGACTTTCAAACCCTTGCACAGTATGTCCAAAACAACTTGATACCAGTTTGGCCCCGTCGTCCTAACTATTCGACCACAATAAATGTCGAATTGCACCCCCAGTTTTTCAAGTTCAACGGCGACCTTTGCCTTAACCTTCTCAATAGGGTTTTCGCCTTTCCTTGCATGTTCAAAATCGTAGTAATGTATCCAGCCATAGCCATCTTTTAGCGATAAAAGGGCATGGGGGAGGTATTCAAAGGCTTTTTCGGGAAGAGGCATTAGAACCCTGTCTGCTATGCCTCGAAGCTTTTCTTGTATAATGTCTTTTGCATCTCCTTCTAGAGGCACTACCCTGTCATCAACTTGGTTAAGTTTGATGTTCTCCCGCATGTATTGGACCGCCGCGGGGTTTATGTCTATGGAGTATATTTTCTCGGCTCTCGAGTGTTTAGCAGTAACTATGGAGAAGCATCCAACCCCAGCAAACATATTCACTATGGTTTCGCCATCCTTAACAAGCTTCGCGATGCGCATTCTTTCAAAGGAAAGCCTAGGCGAGAAATAGCACGTTTTTAGGTCAACTAGGAATAGGCATCCAAACTCCCTGTGAACCGTTTCCGTTTTGTACTCTCCGGCAAGATGTTTAAGTTCCCGCAGTCTGAAATCCCCATGAACAGGGCTCGTTTGAGCCAAGACTGTCTTGACGTTCTTATGAATCTTCATGATTGTTTCGGCAATGATCCGACCATATTTTCTGGACTCTTCAGATAAGCGTATGATGGCTATATCCCCCACTATATCATAGGAACCGTAAATGGTGGGCACTTCTTCCGGCGGCAGAACTGTTGAAAGCAGATGTTTTAAGTGTTTCATGCTCCTCCTTCTTGTTGTTTACAGATGAAAATATTTGGAAACATTTAAAAGTAAACAAGTCCCTCTCTAAAAGGGAAAACCATGGAGAAGATGGCTCCAGGACTAGTTTACGAGTGTTTAAGGTGCGGTGCAAAAGTTTCCACGGAGGAGCTTGAGCTCCGAGGTGGAGAAATAAAGTGCACTGTTTGCGGTTATAGAGTTCTGAAGAAAATAAGGCCTCCCGTGGTGAAACGCATTAAGGCCAGATGAAAAGAGGGTTCGTGGCCTCGGAACTTACTGGGCAATGCTGGATACAGCTTAAAAGAGTTCCCGTTCGCCTATTTTGCGGAGAGCTCTACCCCTAAGCTTTATTGCTGGACGGACAACTTCCTCGGGTTGTTTCTCCACGGTTTTCCTTTTGACAGTTTCGCCGCATATTCCCCTTGGAAGGAGCCTTCTCTTAACACAGAGGGCGTATGAACAATTTGCCACACTGCACATGTCCTCGGTCCATCTGCACCACACGCCGTCTCGACGGAAAACAGCAGCGTTTTTGCCGCATTTGAAGAGTTCACATCTGGGAGAACACATCTTCACCTGCGCCAAGGCACGACACAACCCTTGATCTGTATATAAAATTGCCTTTTACACGTCCCTTGTTAAGAGAAGAGCCTTAAAATGATATAAAGGTTTTTCTGGACAGAGCTATATTCAGCTTCTAGTTTGCTTTTATCGATGTTTCCTTAATTTTAAGACCTCAATCGCAAGGAAGATGGCGGCTAAAATCACAATTAAGAATATTGTTGCAAACCATGCTGTTTCAAGGAGAAAACCAGCTAGAAATACGTACCGCCCAACCTTGACCACTATTGGATTTGTTTCATCCCTCGCTTCTAAGATGGAACACGTAAGGGTCAGAGCCGGCTGATTTTGACCTGTCAAATACACTTTTATTGTTAGGGTTCCTCCAGTTTCCATGAAACTAGCAATACCGTCACTTTCGGTGCGTTTGGAGCTTATCTGTACGCCATTTCTCTCCAAGATTACATCAACATTAGGGATGGGCTGCCCGAAGTAATCGACAACTTTTATGCATATGGGAAGGCTGTACAGACAACACCGTAGAGTCAAATTTTTCTCTTCGAATAATTCGGTGGTCGTTGCGTTTAA harbors:
- the glmM gene encoding phosphoglucosamine mutase, with protein sequence MLSSRRLFGTNGIRGTANRELTPDLVAKIGAAIGTFFKCGRLIVGHDARTSSPMLTKAVISGLNAAGCDVMFTGMAPTPALQYAVKNHGVNGAVIVTASHNPPEYNGIKVVWNDGIEISREQEVEIESIFFEGRIRYAEWDRIGETKTIHGIIGEYVEAIKRHVDIARIAGKRYHVVIDAANSVAALAAPKLLRDLGCKVTTINANIDGTFPTRPPEPRPENLSELALTVKALNADVGVAFDGDADRAIFVDETGEIHWGDKTFALVEKHFLMKNPGEKIVSPISSSTLVKDIAEAYGGEVVWTKVGSVTVSHTMKRLNAKLGGEENGGIFYGPHQAVRDGAMATALILDIMANTNKPLSKLLGELPKYYIEKGKVDCPNEIKEKVLEKLIEQTKGQNISTIDGIKIWFEDKSSILMRPSGTEPLYRLYAEAKTKEKAEELIHEFSLKLKRIIDNVKG
- a CDS encoding DNA-directed RNA polymerase subunit P, with the protein product MEKMAPGLVYECLRCGAKVSTEELELRGGEIKCTVCGYRVLKKIRPPVVKRIKAR
- the glnA gene encoding type I glutamate--ammonia ligase yields the protein MPSWWYNQNKNVELCFKLMRNAEHVLLHFTDLLGYFRGRTVPIEEVEDAISEGVGFDGSSLVGGVGIEESDMIMKPDISTFTVCPYYFYDKSVVSFICNIYTPEGEPFERDPRYICQKSLEKMRAEGYEPTAAAELEFYLVRKTPDEGFQPVENHLTDKHRYFDIAPGRDLTESFRLDLTNALFTMGIEVEREHHEVGPAQNEITFKYSDPVTTSDNIVRYKFAAKAVADRKYGWIATFMPKPWFGKPGSGMHIHLGLFDVKTGRNLFYDRNGYAYLSQKCRYFIGGILEHARALCAIVAPTVNSYKRLVPGYEAPVYVTWGRKNRSALIRVPEYFPGKENEARIEFRCPDPLCNPYLAYVAVFEAGLDGIRKKIEPGAPVDANVYHLSEAKRRELGIKMLPGSLKEALEEWESDDICIRALGRETAEKYLELKMQEWREYEPYMPENRNEVTLWEQQKYIYA
- a CDS encoding class I SAM-dependent methyltransferase family protein — its product is MKHLKHLLSTVLPPEEVPTIYGSYDIVGDIAIIRLSEESRKYGRIIAETIMKIHKNVKTVLAQTSPVHGDFRLRELKHLAGEYKTETVHREFGCLFLVDLKTCYFSPRLSFERMRIAKLVKDGETIVNMFAGVGCFSIVTAKHSRAEKIYSIDINPAAVQYMRENIKLNQVDDRVVPLEGDAKDIIQEKLRGIADRVLMPLPEKAFEYLPHALLSLKDGYGWIHYYDFEHARKGENPIEKVKAKVAVELEKLGVQFDIYCGRIVRTTGPNWYQVVLDILCKGLKV
- a CDS encoding Trm112 family protein gives rise to the protein MKRKLMEILACPIDKHYPLELYVFEEREEIVEGLIVCPKCLRWYPIRDEIPEMLPDELRKESEDLPFLKKWREKIPEKILFEGKPFSLKK
- a CDS encoding Gfo/Idh/MocA family oxidoreductase, whose product is MSGKIGVAVIGAGFWGKNHARVFSELEETELLAICDINAERAKNIAKQFDVEAYVEVGKMLKRKDIEAVSVCTWSTSLAKEAMKALKAGKHVLVEKPMAANSKQAEALIKTAEKEGLHLTVGFLMRFIPGLQYIKKAIEDKRIGELVCATAKRVSQWPERIGDVGVVKDLAIHDIDVARYLFGGEPIAVYAKTGNMKHRLYEDYAHIMLTFEGGKNAFIESNWLTPYKTRTLIVTGSEAIMKLDYITQELTIEDAKETVQPRLPWQEPLKLELQHFANCILGKEKPLITGEDGLRALRIAEAALKSSKTGRLVKLK
- a CDS encoding creatininase family protein, with product MKVMLHEMSWVEAKEYFSKNDIAIIPVGSNEQHGPQNPLGTDHLIAKAIAEETAKRTGVVCLQVIPFGVSHHHRQFWGTIHISPKTFKSYVKEVCLSLSYFGVRKIVIVNGHGGNLAALAELARELRENGIFVSIFQWWPAAGKLLPDIFKPEERGHAGAEETSMNLALHPRLVCMDKAVDEEVRRYFAEGAGITLPLDTADYTSSGVFGKSTTASAEKGRKIFEAVVNELVKHVNLLKNARIEDLMAKSKI
- a CDS encoding nucleotide sugar dehydrogenase codes for the protein MSPTMDPPRALEEKGAHGSEKTTVSVIGCERIGILHACLLAEAGFRVLCVDYDRALIEQISKGRAPFLNQEIEPILQKGLENKKIQVSCSLEEAAGNEIILVSTAVKVNERGAVDYSDIERIFKKVGSHLRKNALVINVSTVGIGVNEGIIRETIENASGFKVGEDVYFAYCPVPLPEKQTLRSLANCRRIVAAQDKASLEKASNIMAAITRAGFAKSLDLKAAEAAVLFETLCRNVDSALANEFAAFCEKIGVDYLSAQSLVFTSVGRFSQLAWDSFGGEKALPLLFEAAETQNVKLKISQTALELSKEMARRIVSLVQDALKSCGKSIRRAKIAVLGASQTPNVADVPKSSLKDFVKMLERKGAKPSIYDPYLSQKVIDLEPQLIKENLMEALEGVDCIVIFTGHEQFKRLNLRKIKLLANMPTALVDLERLLEPAKVEAEGFVYRGLGRGVWKK
- a CDS encoding Lrp/AsnC family transcriptional regulator, yielding MSRANIQGDIFEEEAKALGAKKNVALNDVDLRILKALTSDARLSSRQLAKQCGVSTSTVLSRIKRLEESGVIRGYTTIVDHEKLGYELTVVVELTVSKGRLLEVENEVAKIPNVCCVYDVTGLIDAIIIAKFKSREELSRFAKRLLAMPYVERTNTHVVLTTIKEDFRELV
- the guaA gene encoding glutamine-hydrolyzing GMP synthase; its protein translation is MKYDAILVLDFGGQYCHLIGRRIRENNVYSEIVPYDINPEEIKVLGEKLNVKGIILSGGPASVFDDNAPKPDMRIFDLGLPVLGLCYGHQLIAKIFGGDVKRAERREYGPAYAIIKKPVGVLEGLNRKEKVWMSHSDTVFSVTSDFEVLAFTKNCPVAAFKHKTKPIYGLQWHPEVTHTIKGMQMIHNFIFKVCGCSANWKMEDVIERMVDEVKSEVGDGKAIIALSGGIDSSVATLIAAKALGDRLTAVFVDHGFMREKEPEFVKNTFEKFGINLVVANAQDRFLEKLKGIKDPEAKRKVIGEEFIRVFEEIAERVGAEYLIQGTIYPDRIESGFRRFSDKIKTHHNVAGLPIKVKFKKIVEPLRDLYKDEVRKVAQLLGLPEEIVHRQPFPGPGLAVRVIGEVTREKIDIARKADEIVRKEIEKSGLKDRFWQYFAVLTDTKATGVKGDARAYGYVVAIRVVESREAMTASFAKIPFKILEKISTRITSEIPHVARVVYDITHKPPATIEWE